The genomic DNA TGCTTCAAGTTTTATCCCCGGAGACACGGAGAAGCTAGCTGGAATTACATCAATTTCGGGGGTAGCCGCTCCGTAAGCTCTTATCTCGTGACCGCCCTTAGCTGAAGCTGGGACGGAGAAACTGGATTGCCATGAGCCTTTAGAATCAGCAGCTATCTCGGTTTTTATTGTTCCGCCATCGTAGGTTACCTTGATGTTTGTTTCCCCGCTGGCAAAACCGCTGCCAGATATGCCCACCACCGTACCTACCCATCCAGACGACGGGTTGATGTCGATTTTTGGGGTTACTGTGAAGACCTTATCCTCAACTTCAGAAGCTGGTGTCGTGCCTTTAGCATCGATGATATGTTGCCCCCGATTGCTCGCCGGGACTTTGATGGTGTTTTGCCAGCTTCCTTTATTGCTGGCTGTAATCTCGGTCTGCACTGGGCTGCCGTCATAGACTATCTGGATGTCTGACTCGTTGCTATTGAAGCCCCTTCCGGCTATCGTCAGGTTTGAGCCCACGGCTCCTTGGTTAGCGCTAAGACTGATAGATGGAATGACGATAAATTCAGCAGTGAAGAAATCACCGGCTACTTTTAGTGTGACCTGGTGCTTGCCTCTGGCAGCTTCTGGAACGATGAAAGCTATTGAGGTGACGCCTGCCTTGATTTCACCTTGGCTTATAAGCTGGTCAGTTTCACCCCAGTAAAGCTGGTAACTGCCGCTACCGTAGCCAGCCACAGATGAAATTGTCACATTTGTGCCAACGGCTCCTTTTGCTATGTCCAATGATAGGACACCGGCATGGACTGGCACTGGTATTAGGCACAAAGCCAACGACAGAAGGGCGAAGGCTGTGACCGTAGCTCCTACTCTCATCGTTTCCTCCAAGCAGTTTTGCTTGTTATCATAACACGAAATGGGCGACGGCGAAAGATGTTTTTATATATCTTTAGATAGAGTTGCCAGAAACTCTGCATTGGTTTGCGTTTTGGCTAGGCGGTCGAGAAGCCTTTCGGTGGCTTCGGTGTTGTTCGACGAGTCTTCAGCTAACATATTGACTATCCGCCGGAGCAACCAGACTTGTTTCAACGTGGTCTCATCAAGCAGCAGCTCCTCACGGCGGGTACCGCTGTGCAGGATATCCATAGCTGGGAAAACTCTTTTTTCAGCCAAGCGGCGGTCGAGATGCAATTCCATATTGCCAGTGCCCTTAAATTCCTCGTAAATCAGCTCGTCCATGCGACTGCCGGTGTCGACGAGGCAAGTGGCGATGATGGTTAAGCTGCCTCCTTCTTCAGTATTACGGGCTGCACCAAAGAAGCGCTTTGGTGGATAAAGGGCTACCGAATCAATACCTCCGGATAGAGTGCGTCCGCTCGGGGGCATTGCCAGATTATAGGCGCGAGTTAGCCGGGTAATGCCATCAAGCAGGATTACTACATCCTTGCCTATTTCCACCAGCCTCTTGGCTCGCTCCAGAGCTAATTCGGCTACCCGTGTATGGTTTTCCGCTAGCTCATCAAAGGTAGCGGCAACAACTTCGGCTTTCACCGAGCGTTTCATGTCAGTAACTTCCTCGGGTCTTTCGCCGATGAGGCAGACCATGAGGTGAGGTTCGGTGTAGTTGGTGGTGATGGCATTGGCTATGTGCTTAAGAAGCACAGTCTTGCCAGCTTTTGGTGGCGATACAATAAGCCCGCGTTGACCTCTGCCGATGGGAGATATCAAGTTGATGAGCCGCGTCGATAAGTAGCGGGGGTCAGTCTCTAAGTTAAACATCTTGTCGGGGAAAGTCGGTGTCAGAGAGTTGAAATGAGGTCGGCTCTTAGATTGCTCCGGGTCAATCCCATTAAGTGCTTCGACGCGTATTAGACTACAGTATTTCTCCCCCTCTTTAGGGGGCCTGCCCTGCCCGGATACAGTGTCACCAGATCTTAGGCTAAAGCGGCGAATCTGGGAGTTGGAGATATAGATGTCGTTTGGTCCGGGGAGTAGGCTATCCTGGCGCAGGAAGCCGTAGCCCTCACTCACAATGTCTAGGATACCGCTGACGAACAGGTAGCCCTGCTGTTCAGCCTGTGCCTGGACAAGCCGCATGATAAGGTCTTGTTTCTTAAGCCCACTGTAGCCTTCGATTCCCTGTTGCTTCGCCATATCGACCAGTTCATCTCGAGTTCTAGTTTCCAGTTCAGCGATGTTCATGTTAGTAACCTCTCATATAAAGTATAATTTTTATTACCTAGCCCTTAGTAGCTGCAGCAGGTCCCATTACTTTGTTCCAGTCTTCCAGGAATCGTCTTATGCCGATATCGGTCAGTGGGTGTTGAATCATCTGCATTAGCACTTGGTACGGAACGGTAGCTATTTGGGCGCCAGCTTGAGCTGCCTCGATGCAATGCTGCGGATGCCTGATACTGGCGGCGATTACCTGTGTCTTAACAGAATCAGCATAATTCTTGTACACTGCGACAATCTCCTTTACCAGCCTCATGCCATTTTCGCCGATGTCATCAAGCCTGCCGACGAAAGGACTGACAAAGGTGGCGCCGGCTGCAGCAGCCAGAAGCGCTTGATTCACAGAAAAACAAAGGGTGAAGTTCACCTTCACTCCCTCCTTGGTTAGTTGATAGGTAGCTTCAACACCTTCTAAGCTGGCTGGTATTTTCACCACCACATTTTTTGCCCAGGAGGCGATTTGCCTGGCTTCGGTGACCATTCCTGCGGCGTTCTGGTTTATCACCTCGGTTGATACTGGGCCAGGGACGATAGAACAGATTTCCTGGACATGGCATTTATAATCTATCTTGCCCTCTTTGGATATCAGGCTGGGGTTGGTGGTCACGCCGGTAATTACCCCCATCCTGACCCCGTGGCGGATGTGTTCAATGTTGGCTGTATCTAGAAAAAGTTGCATGTGTTCCTCCCAAAGGTGATTAGGTACATGATAGTTTCATGCTAGCGGTAGTGTCACTTGAGCGCCTTCAACCAAAGTCTCCTTGGCGGCCCCTACGAAGCTGTCAAACAGCGGGTGTGGACGATTGGGGCGTGACTTGAATTCAGGGTGAAACTGGCAAGCCACCATCCAGGGGTGGTCTTTGACTTCAACTATCTCAACCAGTTGATTATCTGGGGATAGCCCGCTGGGGATAAGCCCTTTCTGCTCCAGAGGCTCGCGGAAGCGGTTGTTGAACTCAAATCGGTGACGGTGGCGCTCGTAGACTACGGTTTCTCCGTAAGCTCTGGCTGCTTGTGTCATGGGAACTAAGTGGCATGGATAGGTACCTAGCCTCATAGTGCCGCCCATGTCGGTGATTTTATGTTGTTCTGGCAGCAGGTCTATTACCGGATATGGGGTATCGGAGTCAAATTCAGTAGAGTTGACCTGTTTGCTGCTTAAAGCATAGCGCCCGAATTCAATAACCATGACCTGCATGCCCAAACATAAGCCTAGATAGGGGATATTGCTCTGGCGGGCATAATTAGCCGCAGTTACCATGCCTTCTATGCCGCGGTAACCGAAGCCGCCCGGGATGATAATGCCCTGGGCTGACTTCAGTAGGTTTATATTGCCGTTGGACTGCAAGTCTTCGGATTGAACCCACAAGATGCTTATCTGCCGGTTGTGGTGCAGTCCAGCATGACACAGGGCTTCTCGCACAGAATAGTAAGCGTCCTGAAGCTCTACATACTTGCCCACAAGGGCTATGGTTATTGGCTCTTTAGGAACTTTTAGCTTGGCCACCATCTCTCGCCATTCCGTAAGATCAATATCTTTAGCTTCAAGTCCCAGGCGGTTAATAATTAAATCACTCAGACCAGCCTCCTCTAGTATCAGTGGCACCTCGTAGATGGTTTCGGCGGTAACCAGGGGTATGACCGCTTCTTTGTCCACATCACAGAACAGCGATATCTTGTCTTTCAAATTTTGAGGAATCTCATAATCTGACCGGCACAGAATGATGTCTGGCTGGATGCCGATTCGTCTTAACTCGTTGACACTGTGTTGAGTAGGTTTGGTCTTAAGTTCGTTGGTGGTGGCGATGTGTGGCAGGAAAGTAACATGAACGTAGAGGACATTGTCCCTGCCTTCTTCATTTCGCATCTGGCGGATGGCTTCCAGAAATGGCAGGCCTTCGATGTCGCCTACAGTACCACCAACCTCAACGGTAACCACCTCAGCGTCTGAGAGCTGGGCTACTTCCCTTATTCTCCGCTTTATCTCGTTGGTGACATGTGGTATCACTTGGATAGTGCCACCAAGATAATCACCTCGTCTTTCCCCAGCGATAACCGCCGAGTAAATCTGACCTGAGGTAACATTGGAAGCGGAAGTCAAATCGACGTCGATAAATCTCTCGTAGTGCCCCAAGTCAAGGTCTGTCTCGGCACCATCCTGGGTAACGAAAACCTCACCGTGCTGATATGGGGACATAGTTCCCGGATCAACATTAAGATACGGGTCTAGCTTTTGTACCGAGACTGAGATAGCGCGACTTTTCAAGATTCTACCGATGGAGGCGACAGTGATTCCTTTGCCTACTGAGCTGACTACGCCGCCGGTGACGAAGATATACTTGCTCATTAGCGTAATCGATGCTTATTCTGATTCCGGGAAGCGAATTCCTCTAAGAGGTGAGGTTTTTCCGGGGAAGTAAATACACGTGTCACCATAATCTAGTTCTAGTTATAACTATGCGAACATATTTCATATAGCTCATCGCGGGAGAAATCTAAATGGATAACAAGTCTGAATGTAGAGGTAAGTGGTTTCTTATTATTATAGGGACTTGCTTTCGGGTTGTCAAGTTTTTAGCAGGTAGGGCAGTGTACCTATTCAGGCTTTTCTTTGGAGAAGAGAGCTGCCCTAAATGCATGTAACCTCCCCACCTGTCGTTGCCAGCACTTTCTCTTTCTGTCATTGCGAGGAGCCCTTCTGCAGAAGGGCGACGTGGCAATCTCTGCCTGGCACCTACGTTGGCCTTATGCTGAGATCGCCACGGGGCTGACGCCCCTCGCGATGACAGTAAAACGGTGTTTTGGTCATCGAGATTTTAGGTCTTGAATTTGTTTGGGATTTGGTGCTTGGGATTTAGTATTTACAAAGCATGTAGTCCCCGATGCTTTACCGGAGCTTATCTCCGGCGCGGCCTGAAGGCGAGAACTATTATGACAATTAGCAGAGCTAGGCCGGTGGCAATGAATACCCAGGCCCAAAGCGGAGTCTCTGGTTGTAGTGCAGATGGC from Chloroflexota bacterium includes the following:
- a CDS encoding transcription termination factor Rho translates to MNIAELETRTRDELVDMAKQQGIEGYSGLKKQDLIMRLVQAQAEQQGYLFVSGILDIVSEGYGFLRQDSLLPGPNDIYISNSQIRRFSLRSGDTVSGQGRPPKEGEKYCSLIRVEALNGIDPEQSKSRPHFNSLTPTFPDKMFNLETDPRYLSTRLINLISPIGRGQRGLIVSPPKAGKTVLLKHIANAITTNYTEPHLMVCLIGERPEEVTDMKRSVKAEVVAATFDELAENHTRVAELALERAKRLVEIGKDVVILLDGITRLTRAYNLAMPPSGRTLSGGIDSVALYPPKRFFGAARNTEEGGSLTIIATCLVDTGSRMDELIYEEFKGTGNMELHLDRRLAEKRVFPAMDILHSGTRREELLLDETTLKQVWLLRRIVNMLAEDSSNNTEATERLLDRLAKTQTNAEFLATLSKDI
- the fsa gene encoding fructose-6-phosphate aldolase, which produces MQLFLDTANIEHIRHGVRMGVITGVTTNPSLISKEGKIDYKCHVQEICSIVPGPVSTEVINQNAAGMVTEARQIASWAKNVVVKIPASLEGVEATYQLTKEGVKVNFTLCFSVNQALLAAAAGATFVSPFVGRLDDIGENGMRLVKEIVAVYKNYADSVKTQVIAASIRHPQHCIEAAQAGAQIATVPYQVLMQMIQHPLTDIGIRRFLEDWNKVMGPAAATKG
- a CDS encoding CTP synthase is translated as MSKYIFVTGGVVSSVGKGITVASIGRILKSRAISVSVQKLDPYLNVDPGTMSPYQHGEVFVTQDGAETDLDLGHYERFIDVDLTSASNVTSGQIYSAVIAGERRGDYLGGTIQVIPHVTNEIKRRIREVAQLSDAEVVTVEVGGTVGDIEGLPFLEAIRQMRNEEGRDNVLYVHVTFLPHIATTNELKTKPTQHSVNELRRIGIQPDIILCRSDYEIPQNLKDKISLFCDVDKEAVIPLVTAETIYEVPLILEEAGLSDLIINRLGLEAKDIDLTEWREMVAKLKVPKEPITIALVGKYVELQDAYYSVREALCHAGLHHNRQISILWVQSEDLQSNGNINLLKSAQGIIIPGGFGYRGIEGMVTAANYARQSNIPYLGLCLGMQVMVIEFGRYALSSKQVNSTEFDSDTPYPVIDLLPEQHKITDMGGTMRLGTYPCHLVPMTQAARAYGETVVYERHRHRFEFNNRFREPLEQKGLIPSGLSPDNQLVEIVEVKDHPWMVACQFHPEFKSRPNRPHPLFDSFVGAAKETLVEGAQVTLPLA